A portion of the Spirochaetota bacterium genome contains these proteins:
- a CDS encoding AAA family ATPase, with the protein MKYYEAIEKFKTYNIVLLCGLYGSGKTEFTNMYFKNSGLYRISRLELRKLMYEMTHFGEPWAAEKFSEEDDVLAKHVERKITEHFIQNKHNVLIINTFMTKKSRQRFITIAKENKKTIGAIFLDTPLEKCIEQSKRLSLPIPEYVIRQLYNKKELPSKLEGFNDVLIINDFTLNQ; encoded by the coding sequence ATGAAATACTATGAAGCCATAGAAAAATTTAAAACGTATAATATAGTTCTTCTTTGTGGTCTTTATGGATCAGGTAAAACTGAATTTACAAACATGTATTTTAAAAATTCAGGATTATATCGTATATCACGGTTGGAGCTAAGAAAACTTATGTATGAAATGACACATTTTGGTGAACCATGGGCAGCAGAAAAATTTTCTGAAGAAGATGATGTGCTGGCTAAACATGTTGAACGCAAGATAACTGAACACTTTATTCAAAATAAGCACAATGTATTGATAATCAACACATTTATGACAAAAAAATCCCGACAACGGTTTATCACTATTGCAAAGGAAAATAAAAAAACTATAGGTGCCATCTTTCTGGATACACCACTTGAAAAATGCATTGAGCAAAGCAAACGGTTAAGTCTTCCCATACCGGAATATGTCATCAGGCAATTGTATAACAAAAAAGAATTACCCAGTAAGCTTGAAGGATTTAATGACGTACTTATTATCAATGATTTTACTCTAAACCAGTAA
- a CDS encoding endonuclease/exonuclease/phosphatase family protein translates to MYLKNIPGYFFLIILVAAMITVISCKKQNTLESLKTNTLKCMTINVWSGLDYIGTFKMGEYESPEIREKRYQALLKEIAKYNPDIIAINEANFLPYYVEKLAKDINYDYIYHVGVAGLKIGRYGIPVNLKEGDAILARKGLHLQEVGHKQLSGGGIITNYFSFHTEDATQVLIGRVIVNAKPVYVAVTHWHASPMDTPHTRMLLKELQQKFGYTDAEYQDAIKKLEADNTWRKNESKLMAEYCKAIVPEHAPLIVMGDFNATVDMPEMQYFLQQGFQDTFVQHKIADAYTWNPLKNLNIQKYYTIDTNKIFESLYTHVSKIHELEPKRIDYVIVNTSISPDKIINSKVCCDTIYDGIHVSDHFGVYAEIRID, encoded by the coding sequence ATGTATTTAAAAAATATTCCCGGTTACTTTTTTTTAATCATACTGGTGGCTGCTATGATTACTGTTATTTCATGTAAAAAACAAAATACACTGGAAAGCTTAAAAACTAATACCTTAAAATGCATGACCATTAATGTATGGTCCGGGCTTGATTATATTGGCACATTTAAAATGGGTGAATATGAAAGTCCAGAAATACGTGAAAAACGATATCAGGCACTTTTAAAAGAAATAGCAAAATACAATCCTGATATAATAGCTATTAATGAAGCCAACTTTCTACCCTATTATGTTGAGAAGCTTGCAAAAGACATTAATTACGACTACATTTACCATGTTGGAGTAGCAGGCCTTAAGATTGGAAGATACGGCATTCCTGTAAACTTAAAAGAAGGTGATGCAATCCTTGCCCGTAAAGGATTGCATCTACAAGAGGTTGGACACAAACAACTTTCGGGTGGAGGAATTATTACCAATTATTTTTCATTCCATACTGAAGATGCTACACAGGTACTGATTGGCAGAGTGATAGTTAATGCTAAACCAGTGTATGTTGCTGTAACCCACTGGCACGCTTCACCTATGGATACACCACACACCAGGATGTTGCTGAAAGAATTACAGCAAAAATTTGGTTATACTGATGCTGAATACCAGGATGCTATCAAAAAGCTTGAAGCAGATAATACGTGGCGCAAAAATGAATCAAAGCTTATGGCAGAATATTGCAAAGCAATAGTCCCTGAACATGCACCACTCATCGTTATGGGTGATTTTAACGCAACAGTTGACATGCCTGAAATGCAATATTTTTTACAACAGGGATTCCAGGATACTTTTGTCCAACACAAAATTGCCGACGCGTACACATGGAATCCATTGAAAAATCTTAATATACAAAAATATTACACAATAGATACCAATAAAATATTTGAATCATTATATACACACGTAAGCAAAATACATGAACTTGAGCCAAAGCGTATAGATTATGTTATTGTTAATACATCAATATCACCTGATAAAATAATTAATTCAAAAGTTTGCTGTGATACTATTTACGATGGCATACATGTATCGGACCACTTTGGTGTGTATGCTGAAATAAGAATTGATTAG
- a CDS encoding DNA-processing protein DprA yields the protein MNDTKLWIALSRIEGAGIASLKTIHTALSHLNLSLYDIFELEPKAIAHETGLSLELSQLIAKIAVTIEKIESEYEDLIDRNIEPVLFFDTRYPEKILKNVDYPPPVLYYLANMDIIKTRKVAILSDHNASERGYHIAYHAAAIAAQHSVTVVSGLAKGPQTMAHRGAVEAGGNTIAVLPMGINVLSIPDVLKDIVTMSQWLFISPFNPQEEYALHNSYKRNSLIAAMVDALIIIETGNNAGSFEAAKSAYKYNTPLFVVEYAQYPPSASGNPVLIKEYRATPLRGRIQNDVLVPNMDACIAKIKWGDSN from the coding sequence ATGAACGATACAAAATTATGGATTGCCCTATCACGCATTGAAGGTGCAGGGATTGCTTCTCTGAAGACAATTCATACAGCACTTTCTCATCTCAATCTATCACTGTATGATATTTTTGAGTTAGAACCAAAGGCAATAGCTCATGAAACAGGCTTATCATTAGAGTTGAGTCAGCTTATTGCAAAGATCGCAGTAACTATCGAAAAAATTGAAAGTGAATATGAAGATTTAATTGATAGGAACATTGAGCCAGTCCTTTTTTTTGACACACGCTATCCAGAAAAAATTCTGAAGAATGTTGATTATCCACCCCCTGTGTTGTATTACTTGGCCAATATGGATATCATTAAAACAAGAAAAGTTGCAATATTATCCGACCACAATGCCAGTGAGCGTGGGTATCACATAGCGTATCATGCCGCAGCTATTGCCGCTCAGCATTCCGTCACTGTGGTAAGTGGCTTGGCAAAAGGCCCGCAAACCATGGCACATCGTGGCGCTGTAGAAGCGGGCGGTAACACCATTGCAGTCCTACCTATGGGAATAAATGTACTTTCAATACCTGATGTATTGAAAGATATCGTTACTATGTCCCAGTGGCTTTTTATATCGCCATTCAATCCTCAGGAAGAATATGCCCTGCACAATTCATATAAACGTAACAGCCTAATTGCAGCAATGGTTGATGCGCTCATCATCATTGAAACAGGAAACAATGCCGGAAGTTTTGAAGCTGCAAAAAGTGCGTACAAATACAATACACCATTGTTTGTGGTTGAATATGCACAGTATCCCCCAAGTGCCTCAGGCAATCCTGTCCTTATAAAAGAATACAGGGCAACTCCATTGCGTGGCCGCATACAAAACGATGTTCTGGTTCCTAACATGGATGCATGCATTGCAAAGATTAAATGGGGCGATAGTAACTAG
- a CDS encoding flagellar filament outer layer protein FlaA — protein sequence MKKIIYGCMALLLCCSIGILYAQDEKAKEAQKVLEQEKQLSDQVYKEIIIEDFETTDYTDKNISLRVVKDEKAGVAMRTDYPAPVQNSKRYLGVKVFAKSGSVLTIIPAKPLIIDKYCKYINMWVYGKNFSGELSILVKDANGNIKRLVLGKLNFLGWRKLSVPITDEIAQEDKYLAQKRNIEIVKILYNPSTLERLPAWNYFYIDDITAIVREKYVDRQSDEW from the coding sequence ATGAAGAAAATCATATATGGTTGCATGGCACTGCTGTTATGCTGTTCAATTGGCATTTTATATGCACAGGATGAAAAAGCAAAAGAAGCACAGAAAGTTTTAGAACAGGAAAAACAGCTGAGTGACCAGGTATATAAAGAAATTATTATAGAAGATTTTGAAACAACAGATTATACCGATAAAAATATTAGTTTACGGGTGGTAAAAGACGAAAAGGCAGGAGTAGCAATGCGGACCGATTATCCTGCCCCTGTACAAAACTCAAAACGGTATTTAGGTGTAAAGGTATTTGCAAAAAGCGGTTCGGTATTAACAATTATACCCGCAAAACCGTTGATTATTGATAAATACTGCAAATACATAAACATGTGGGTATATGGAAAAAATTTCTCAGGTGAGCTTTCAATTTTAGTTAAGGATGCAAATGGTAATATCAAACGTCTGGTACTGGGGAAGTTAAACTTTTTAGGATGGCGTAAATTGTCAGTTCCCATTACCGATGAAATAGCACAGGAAGATAAATATTTAGCACAGAAAAGAAACATAGAAATTGTGAAGATACTTTATAATCCAAGCACTTTAGAACGTCTACCTGCCTGGAATTACTTTTATATTGACGATATTACAGCCATAGTCCGAGAAAAATATGTAGATAGGCAAAGTGACGAGTGGTAA
- a CDS encoding caspase family protein, whose protein sequence is MKRVLFLLIILSVFNSFVLAKDKPEMFVQLGHSHWVTSVAFSPDGRYVISGSEDNTIKLWDAKTGIEIRTFTGHSDYVTSVVFSPDGRYVLSGSRDNTAKLWEVETGKCINTFSGHWFWVEAVAYSPDCKYILTASRDNTLKLFEVNTGKEIYTLKGNSEAIVSVVFSHDGKYIAGGGENKAITVWDVQSGKKVAILKGHIGLVTSVAFSPDDKYIVSGSDDKTIKLWDMQTYKNIYTFGGHQGGVTSVAFSPDGKYILSGSEDKTIKLWEIATGNEIYTMVGHLYWVTSVAFSPDGKYAISGSKDNTIKLWDIEIRNEILTFKGYASVITSLAYEPGKNYLAVGGEDKSIKLWDLKTGKKFKTLKGHSDYITSVAFSPDGKYVITGSEDKTLKIWEIVTGKEIFTLSGHQGVITSVAFSPDGKYAVSGSEDKTIKLWDVLAGKEINTFTGHKDYVSSVAFSPDGKYIVSGSWDKTLILWERDSSNIVHIFSGHEFWVESVAFSPDGRYIISGGKDNTIKLWDSISGKLIVTFKGHTGDVTSVSFSKDGKLLLSGSKDTTLRLWDIDTGKEIQTFKGHLSSIQSVSFDATGRYVFSGSWDGTVRQWDVSSGKEIAQFISFNDDEWIIITPEGYYTASITGDKYLDVRIGNTVYSIENYRESFYRPDLVKLAIIGNSLKEHKSIAEVKKPPVVEIVNTSKKVDVDEIQITLKLIDMGGGIGDIRIYLNDTSVVLDNGRGIQITEQINDKEMYRKYSIKILTGQNIIRAIAFDKDGTVASNPAIYKVISTYKPNVRPSLFAIVIGINEYKNPKLELKYAVADAKLFAQALKDSSQPLFDNVSVKLLTKKEETTKENIISALKELKNLNPEDVFVFYVASHGIVDDGEYFLVTSNVGSLSTAKVKEDAISQVALKELIANVPSTKKLIVIDTCNAAKLSEALQVAFLTRGMSEETAMKILSRAVGSTILSASTSKQEALEGYQGHGLFTYVLVEGLKGKADYDNDGFIKTLELANYIDDQVPILAEKIFKRSQYPTATPHGQAFPIGKVK, encoded by the coding sequence TTGAAAAGAGTTCTTTTCCTATTGATTATATTAAGCGTTTTTAATTCTTTTGTCTTGGCAAAAGATAAACCTGAAATGTTTGTTCAATTAGGACACTCTCACTGGGTGACTTCAGTAGCGTTTAGCCCTGATGGAAGATATGTAATTTCAGGTAGTGAAGACAATACCATTAAACTGTGGGATGCAAAAACTGGGATTGAAATAAGAACATTTACTGGGCACTCAGATTATGTAACTTCAGTAGTATTTAGTCCTGATGGAAGATATGTTCTATCTGGAAGCCGTGATAATACAGCTAAACTATGGGAAGTTGAAACGGGAAAGTGTATTAATACTTTTTCGGGTCACTGGTTTTGGGTTGAAGCAGTAGCATATAGCCCTGATTGTAAATATATCCTTACAGCAAGTAGAGACAATACACTCAAGCTATTTGAAGTGAACACAGGAAAAGAAATTTATACATTAAAAGGGAATTCAGAGGCCATTGTATCAGTTGTATTCAGTCATGATGGAAAATATATTGCGGGGGGTGGTGAAAACAAAGCTATAACAGTATGGGATGTTCAGTCTGGTAAAAAAGTTGCTATTCTAAAAGGTCACATAGGATTGGTAACGTCAGTGGCATTCAGTCCTGATGATAAATATATTGTTTCAGGAAGTGATGATAAAACAATAAAACTATGGGACATGCAAACATACAAGAATATATATACATTCGGAGGTCATCAAGGGGGTGTGACTTCGGTAGCATTTAGCCCTGATGGAAAATACATACTTTCAGGAAGTGAAGATAAAACAATAAAGCTCTGGGAGATAGCAACCGGAAATGAAATCTATACTATGGTAGGTCACCTTTACTGGGTAACGTCAGTAGCGTTTAGTCCTGATGGCAAGTATGCCATTTCGGGGAGCAAAGATAATACAATTAAATTATGGGATATTGAAATAAGAAATGAAATTTTAACGTTTAAAGGTTACGCAAGTGTAATTACATCACTGGCGTATGAACCTGGGAAAAATTATTTAGCTGTTGGGGGCGAAGATAAATCTATTAAATTATGGGATTTAAAAACAGGGAAAAAATTTAAAACGTTAAAAGGTCATTCAGATTATATTACATCAGTAGCCTTTAGTCCAGATGGTAAATATGTCATTACGGGAAGTGAAGATAAAACATTGAAAATATGGGAGATAGTAACTGGCAAAGAAATATTCACATTAAGCGGACATCAAGGAGTGATAACCTCTGTAGCATTTAGTCCTGATGGTAAGTATGCAGTATCAGGAAGCGAGGATAAAACTATAAAACTTTGGGATGTATTAGCAGGAAAAGAAATAAATACATTTACCGGGCATAAAGATTATGTTTCTTCAGTAGCATTTAGTCCTGATGGTAAATATATAGTATCAGGTAGCTGGGATAAAACTTTAATTTTATGGGAAAGGGATTCTTCAAACATAGTTCATATTTTTTCCGGCCATGAGTTTTGGGTAGAATCAGTAGCATTCAGTCCCGATGGAAGATACATAATTTCTGGTGGCAAAGACAATACCATTAAGTTATGGGATAGCATTAGTGGAAAATTAATAGTAACATTTAAAGGCCACACAGGAGATGTTACCAGTGTATCATTTAGTAAGGATGGTAAATTATTGCTTTCTGGAAGCAAGGATACAACGTTACGTCTCTGGGATATAGATACTGGCAAAGAAATCCAAACGTTTAAGGGGCACCTGAGTTCAATACAATCTGTTTCTTTTGATGCAACAGGCAGATATGTTTTTTCGGGCAGTTGGGATGGGACTGTACGACAGTGGGATGTTAGTTCTGGAAAAGAGATAGCTCAATTCATAAGCTTTAATGATGATGAATGGATTATTATAACACCAGAAGGGTATTACACTGCTTCAATCACAGGCGATAAATATTTAGACGTTCGTATTGGGAATACTGTATATAGTATAGAAAATTATAGAGAATCCTTTTACAGGCCTGATCTGGTTAAACTGGCAATTATAGGCAATTCCCTAAAAGAACATAAATCAATTGCTGAAGTAAAAAAACCACCTGTAGTAGAAATTGTTAATACATCCAAAAAGGTTGATGTTGATGAGATCCAGATCACTTTAAAACTTATCGATATGGGAGGTGGTATTGGTGATATTAGAATTTATCTCAATGATACATCCGTGGTTCTGGATAATGGAAGAGGAATTCAAATCACGGAACAAATAAATGATAAAGAAATGTATAGAAAATATTCTATTAAAATTCTCACTGGTCAAAACATTATCAGAGCAATAGCATTTGATAAAGATGGTACTGTTGCAAGTAATCCTGCTATTTATAAAGTAATTTCAACATATAAACCCAATGTTCGGCCATCACTATTTGCAATAGTTATTGGCATCAATGAATACAAGAATCCAAAATTAGAATTAAAATATGCTGTAGCTGATGCAAAACTTTTTGCTCAAGCATTAAAAGATAGTTCCCAGCCACTATTTGATAATGTTTCTGTAAAACTTTTAACTAAAAAAGAAGAAACGACTAAAGAAAATATTATTTCAGCTCTTAAAGAATTGAAGAATTTAAATCCAGAAGATGTGTTTGTATTTTATGTAGCCAGTCATGGCATAGTAGATGATGGAGAATATTTTTTGGTAACATCCAATGTTGGTTCATTAAGTACTGCTAAAGTAAAAGAGGATGCAATAAGCCAGGTTGCATTAAAAGAGTTGATTGCTAACGTGCCTTCAACAAAAAAATTGATAGTTATAGATACCTGTAATGCAGCCAAATTAAGTGAAGCGTTACAGGTAGCCTTTCTTACACGTGGGATGAGTGAAGAAACAGCTATGAAGATACTTTCAAGAGCAGTTGGGTCAACAATATTATCAGCTTCTACCTCAAAGCAGGAGGCGTTGGAAGGATATCAGGGACATGGTCTTTTTACCTATGTGCTTGTGGAAGGTTTAAAAGGAAAAGCTGATTATGATAACGATGGTTTTATCAAAACTCTAGAACTAGCAAACTATATTGATGATCAGGTTCCAATATTGGCTGAGAAAATTTTCAAAAGATCCCAATACCCAACTGCTACACCACATGGGCAGGCATTCCCTATTGGAAAAGTAAAATAA
- a CDS encoding crotonase/enoyl-CoA hydratase family protein, whose protein sequence is MTQKITIEKKGHILLIGLNRPEKRNAFDVDMYWDLAKAYGTLDADDDLRCGVLFAHGEHFTGGLDLVQWVEPFSKGEYPTLPADSKDPFGIDEDNRVSKPIVAAVQGICFTVGWELMLATDVRVAATNLRLAQIEVKRGIYPVGGATVRLFEEIGWGNAMRYLLTGDEMNAQEAYRLGLVQELVEPGKQLDRAIEIAEVIAKQAPLGVRAILRSARLSRVEGAKAALARLLPDLLPIMKSEDAQEGVRAFIERREANFKGR, encoded by the coding sequence ATGACACAAAAAATAACCATTGAAAAGAAAGGACACATATTGCTGATTGGGCTCAACCGCCCTGAAAAGCGCAATGCGTTTGATGTCGATATGTACTGGGACCTGGCAAAAGCATATGGCACGCTGGATGCTGATGATGATCTTCGTTGTGGCGTGCTCTTTGCGCATGGTGAACATTTTACTGGTGGACTTGACCTGGTACAGTGGGTTGAGCCGTTTTCAAAGGGTGAGTATCCCACACTGCCGGCTGACAGCAAGGATCCTTTTGGCATTGATGAGGATAATAGAGTATCAAAGCCAATTGTGGCGGCAGTGCAGGGTATATGCTTCACAGTGGGATGGGAGCTTATGCTTGCAACGGATGTGCGTGTTGCTGCTACTAACTTGCGTTTAGCGCAAATTGAGGTGAAGCGGGGTATTTATCCTGTTGGTGGTGCAACCGTAAGGCTTTTTGAGGAGATAGGCTGGGGCAATGCCATGCGGTATTTACTCACTGGTGATGAGATGAATGCACAGGAAGCCTACCGCCTTGGGCTGGTACAGGAGCTGGTTGAGCCAGGTAAACAGTTAGATCGTGCAATTGAAATTGCTGAAGTTATAGCCAAACAGGCACCACTAGGGGTCAGAGCCATCTTGCGTTCAGCACGGCTTTCGCGTGTGGAAGGGGCTAAAGCAGCACTGGCGCGGTTACTTCCCGACCTTTTGCCCATCATGAAAAGTGAGGATGCTCAGGAAGGGGTCAGAGCCTTCATTGAGCGACGTGAAGCTAATTTCAAAGGCAGATGA
- a CDS encoding DUF456 domain-containing protein gives MELVLLIVAILCAIGGILGSVFPILPGPPLSFFALILLNFSGFASFSFTFLLVAGAIAAILTVLDYILPSWIVNRFGGSKKGVLGSMIGLIVGSILLPFIGIVIGPFIGAFIGELIAQNDARIALKAACMTFVGFLISTGFKLGYTITIAYYIAKALMGQPALPTYHII, from the coding sequence ATGGAATTAGTACTTTTAATAGTAGCAATACTGTGTGCCATTGGTGGTATTTTGGGTTCGGTATTTCCAATACTTCCCGGACCACCACTGAGCTTCTTTGCACTTATTCTTCTTAATTTCAGTGGTTTTGCTTCTTTTAGTTTCACCTTTTTACTTGTTGCAGGAGCTATCGCCGCAATATTGACTGTGCTGGATTACATTTTGCCATCATGGATTGTTAACCGCTTTGGTGGCTCAAAAAAAGGTGTACTGGGATCAATGATTGGGCTTATTGTGGGCAGTATTCTATTACCATTCATTGGTATTGTTATTGGCCCTTTTATTGGCGCATTTATAGGCGAGCTTATAGCTCAAAATGATGCAAGGATTGCCCTGAAAGCAGCCTGTATGACATTTGTTGGTTTTTTAATAAGTACGGGCTTTAAATTAGGATATACTATCACAATAGCATATTATATAGCTAAAGCATTAATGGGGCAACCCGCATTGCCCACCTACCACATTATTTAA
- a CDS encoding DUF4384 domain-containing protein, with product MKKIVLYGAIIISSLVTLDAYSQEYIVTGIMPFTATNKSHSEVVVSQLTKVLQQYPFIQLVERSQMQSIVNEIQLSMTGLVHEQTALQQGKILGIKVMIFGAIDKNNISARAVHTETGRIIAASSNAFGMVEQIGSQLALGIESFLARENLKKMRNDSPDIHVDFWVETKDGKKLSPGQGLKIGNSVKFKFKANKSGYVTIVDIQPTGEVVILFPNQFKQDNKISANTVYSIPADDDGFELTVTEPAGEDTITLFFTEKKVEWLDMKKLQGEGFKTVNTEERLAVTRGFAVTATGLNNKQWESVILNINVTK from the coding sequence ATGAAAAAAATAGTATTGTATGGAGCAATTATCATATCATCACTTGTAACATTGGATGCTTATTCACAGGAATATATTGTTACAGGTATTATGCCGTTTACAGCCACAAACAAAAGTCACTCTGAAGTGGTTGTATCACAATTAACTAAAGTTTTACAGCAGTATCCGTTTATTCAATTAGTCGAGCGTTCACAGATGCAAAGTATTGTGAATGAAATCCAGCTTTCTATGACAGGGCTGGTACATGAACAAACTGCTCTTCAGCAAGGAAAGATTTTAGGAATAAAGGTTATGATTTTTGGAGCTATCGATAAAAATAATATAAGCGCCCGTGCTGTGCATACTGAAACAGGCAGGATAATTGCTGCGTCAAGCAATGCTTTTGGGATGGTAGAACAGATTGGCAGCCAATTGGCTCTAGGTATTGAAAGTTTTTTGGCACGGGAAAATTTAAAGAAAATGCGTAACGATAGCCCCGATATTCACGTTGATTTTTGGGTTGAAACAAAAGATGGTAAAAAACTAAGTCCTGGCCAGGGTTTAAAAATTGGAAATTCGGTTAAGTTTAAATTCAAAGCTAACAAATCAGGCTATGTAACAATTGTGGATATACAACCTACCGGGGAAGTAGTTATTCTTTTCCCTAACCAGTTTAAGCAGGATAATAAGATTTCTGCAAACACTGTATATTCAATTCCTGCAGATGATGATGGATTTGAGTTAACGGTAACAGAACCTGCTGGAGAGGATACAATAACATTGTTCTTTACGGAGAAAAAGGTTGAATGGCTGGATATGAAGAAACTGCAGGGTGAAGGTTTTAAAACTGTCAACACTGAGGAACGGTTAGCAGTAACCCGTGGTTTTGCAGTAACGGCTACTGGGCTCAACAACAAACAATGGGAAAGTGTTATATTGAATATAAATGTTACCAAATAA
- a CDS encoding ABC transporter permease: MVEKIKHTVINFISDIGTNTLNIIAMMGYCMLLFLEVVYYSKAAFEKRREILKQMYYAGVKTFIVVSIVALFTGMILALQTGLELKPYQQQALVGNIIIATLTREMAPFVTAIILIAAVGSTMAAEIGTMTVSEEIDALEMMAISPVKFLVMPRVIALAIMLPIATIYTNLLGSIGGGIVAYFQLDVSFDVYYTHVLDSLHFKATYVGLLKAFVFGMMVSTISCANGLRATNGALGVGKATRNSVVSSFLMVLIVGYYITALFYGK; encoded by the coding sequence ATGGTAGAAAAAATTAAACATACTGTCATTAATTTTATAAGCGATATCGGTACAAATACACTGAATATTATTGCAATGATGGGATATTGTATGCTGCTCTTTTTAGAAGTTGTATATTATTCTAAAGCAGCGTTTGAAAAGCGCCGTGAAATTTTAAAACAGATGTATTATGCAGGGGTTAAAACGTTTATTGTAGTATCAATAGTTGCACTTTTTACAGGGATGATACTTGCTCTTCAAACAGGGCTTGAATTAAAGCCGTATCAGCAGCAGGCTCTGGTTGGTAATATTATTATAGCAACGCTAACACGGGAGATGGCACCATTTGTCACAGCAATTATTTTAATTGCTGCAGTTGGTTCAACCATGGCTGCTGAAATTGGTACCATGACAGTTTCAGAAGAGATAGATGCACTTGAGATGATGGCAATAAGTCCTGTTAAGTTTTTAGTCATGCCACGAGTTATAGCTCTTGCCATTATGTTGCCTATTGCTACAATTTATACTAATCTGCTGGGCAGTATTGGGGGTGGTATTGTTGCATACTTTCAGCTGGATGTAAGCTTTGATGTATATTATACACATGTCCTTGATTCATTGCATTTCAAGGCTACCTATGTTGGGCTTTTGAAAGCTTTTGTTTTTGGTATGATGGTTTCTACCATCAGCTGTGCTAATGGTTTGCGAGCAACAAACGGAGCGTTAGGTGTGGGGAAAGCAACACGCAATTCTGTTGTGTCATCATTTTTGATGGTACTCATTGTGGGATACTATATTACAGCTCTTTTTTATGGAAAATAA
- a CDS encoding ATP-binding cassette domain-containing protein yields MIEFRNVTKTLSGIKVLNNLSFKIEKGETFVIIGRSGTGKTVTLKHIAGLLEPDNGQILVDGEQMNSISKSQRDRLREKIGFVFQSGALINWMTVEENIALPLLEHKLYPPDEIKRIVEEKMDLLQLTSARDKMPAEISGGMKKRASLARVLVRNPQIILYDEPTSGLDPVMSSLINTIINQLKKDYTITQVVVTHDMDSAYAVGDRIAMLYDGKIIQCDEPDGIRNTDNPIVRQFISGSLEGPIDVL; encoded by the coding sequence ATGATTGAATTCAGAAATGTTACCAAAACACTCAGTGGAATAAAGGTTCTCAATAACTTGAGTTTCAAAATTGAAAAAGGTGAAACGTTTGTTATCATTGGGCGTTCAGGTACAGGTAAAACAGTAACATTAAAGCATATTGCAGGATTGCTTGAACCCGATAACGGACAGATTTTAGTTGATGGTGAACAAATGAACAGTATCAGCAAAAGCCAGAGAGATAGATTACGGGAAAAAATTGGATTTGTATTCCAATCAGGGGCATTAATTAACTGGATGACCGTTGAGGAAAATATAGCCCTTCCCCTGTTAGAGCATAAATTGTATCCACCAGATGAAATAAAACGAATTGTAGAAGAAAAGATGGATTTATTACAACTCACATCAGCCCGGGATAAGATGCCAGCTGAAATAAGTGGTGGAATGAAAAAACGTGCAAGTTTGGCACGGGTTTTGGTACGTAATCCCCAAATTATTTTATATGATGAGCCAACGTCAGGGCTTGATCCAGTGATGTCCAGTTTAATTAATACTATTATAAATCAATTAAAAAAAGATTATACAATAACACAGGTTGTTGTAACTCACGATATGGATAGTGCTTATGCGGTTGGTGATAGGATTGCAATGCTGTATGATGGAAAAATTATACAATGTGATGAACCTGATGGAATACGGAATACTGATAACCCAATTGTACGGCAGTTTATTTCAGGTTCATTAGAAGGACCAATTGATGTGTTATAA